The following proteins are co-located in the Paralichthys olivaceus isolate ysfri-2021 chromosome 2, ASM2471397v2, whole genome shotgun sequence genome:
- the cep15 gene encoding centrosomal protein 15 isoform X1 has protein sequence MDLLEKHQDILAKRAELLEEMGSRREQLNILRRQQVKECEAARHRNATLLQVFVAGAEVKSLLKDLQKIEDGLKGGKLPHPHLLALETRYWVSVEESIPAWDHFLLGKGPHPIDGPGQTARRDKQNPSIAQDQGLPPRPKPRAAR, from the exons ATGGACTTACTCGAAAAACACCAGGACAT TTTAGCTAAAagagcagagctgctggaggagatggggagTCGCAGGGAGCAGCTAAACATCCTGAGGAGGCAACAGGTAAAGGAGTGTGAGGCCGCTCGCCACAGGAATGCCACATTACTGCAG GTATTTGTAGCTGGAGCTGAAGTCAAGAGtttattaaag GACTTACAGAAGATAGAGGATGGTCTTAAAGGGGGAAAGCTGCCACACCCACATCTCCTGGCTCTGGAG ACAAGGTATTGGGTGTCTGTGGAAGAGTCCATCCCAGCCTGGGATCACTTCCTTCTGGGTAAAGGTCCACACCCAATTGATGGTCCAGGACAGACAGCAaggagagacaaacagaacCCCAGCATAGCTCAAGACCAAGGCCTTCCTCCGCGGCCAAAACCACGGGCTGCCAGATAG
- the cep15 gene encoding centrosomal protein 15 isoform X3, translating to MDLLEKHQDILAKRAELLEEMGSRREQLNILRRQQVFVAGAEVKSLLKDLQKIEDGLKGGKLPHPHLLALETRYWVSVEESIPAWDHFLLGKGPHPIDGPGQTARRDKQNPSIAQDQGLPPRPKPRAAR from the exons ATGGACTTACTCGAAAAACACCAGGACAT TTTAGCTAAAagagcagagctgctggaggagatggggagTCGCAGGGAGCAGCTAAACATCCTGAGGAGGCAACAG GTATTTGTAGCTGGAGCTGAAGTCAAGAGtttattaaag GACTTACAGAAGATAGAGGATGGTCTTAAAGGGGGAAAGCTGCCACACCCACATCTCCTGGCTCTGGAG ACAAGGTATTGGGTGTCTGTGGAAGAGTCCATCCCAGCCTGGGATCACTTCCTTCTGGGTAAAGGTCCACACCCAATTGATGGTCCAGGACAGACAGCAaggagagacaaacagaacCCCAGCATAGCTCAAGACCAAGGCCTTCCTCCGCGGCCAAAACCACGGGCTGCCAGATAG
- the cep15 gene encoding centrosomal protein 15 isoform X2 → MDLLEKHQDILAKRAELLEEMGSRREQLNILRRQQVKECEAARHRNATLLQDLQKIEDGLKGGKLPHPHLLALETRYWVSVEESIPAWDHFLLGKGPHPIDGPGQTARRDKQNPSIAQDQGLPPRPKPRAAR, encoded by the exons ATGGACTTACTCGAAAAACACCAGGACAT TTTAGCTAAAagagcagagctgctggaggagatggggagTCGCAGGGAGCAGCTAAACATCCTGAGGAGGCAACAGGTAAAGGAGTGTGAGGCCGCTCGCCACAGGAATGCCACATTACTGCAG GACTTACAGAAGATAGAGGATGGTCTTAAAGGGGGAAAGCTGCCACACCCACATCTCCTGGCTCTGGAG ACAAGGTATTGGGTGTCTGTGGAAGAGTCCATCCCAGCCTGGGATCACTTCCTTCTGGGTAAAGGTCCACACCCAATTGATGGTCCAGGACAGACAGCAaggagagacaaacagaacCCCAGCATAGCTCAAGACCAAGGCCTTCCTCCGCGGCCAAAACCACGGGCTGCCAGATAG
- the cep15 gene encoding centrosomal protein 15 isoform X4 has protein sequence MDLLEKHQDILAKRAELLEEMGSRREQLNILRRQQDLQKIEDGLKGGKLPHPHLLALETRYWVSVEESIPAWDHFLLGKGPHPIDGPGQTARRDKQNPSIAQDQGLPPRPKPRAAR, from the exons ATGGACTTACTCGAAAAACACCAGGACAT TTTAGCTAAAagagcagagctgctggaggagatggggagTCGCAGGGAGCAGCTAAACATCCTGAGGAGGCAACAG GACTTACAGAAGATAGAGGATGGTCTTAAAGGGGGAAAGCTGCCACACCCACATCTCCTGGCTCTGGAG ACAAGGTATTGGGTGTCTGTGGAAGAGTCCATCCCAGCCTGGGATCACTTCCTTCTGGGTAAAGGTCCACACCCAATTGATGGTCCAGGACAGACAGCAaggagagacaaacagaacCCCAGCATAGCTCAAGACCAAGGCCTTCCTCCGCGGCCAAAACCACGGGCTGCCAGATAG
- the fezf2 gene encoding fez family zinc finger protein 2 has protein sequence MASSASLETVMSCGRTGPSAAPKSLAFSIDRIMSKSSEPKGSAEERAEGKKLLGLCCPIPCMIPLQPFSYDLQAKALMNYSELWRASFRGTFCGTGAAPCKGNCGMCCKAEPSLKQPLLSSGSRVVKPQVVHQAVAVPSGGSLYYLNYLDSAYQQSELLAGHWVSNPQAQASLSAHHRLLLLENAKLAGVGADKLPTPQYPHKEHLPGQLDQIVKENHGLSAEKNGVKAHSKVSGSGPADGKPKNFTCEVCGKVFNAHYNLTRHMPVHTGARPFVCKVCGKGFRQASTLCRHKIIHTQEKPHKCNQCGKAFNRSSTLNTHVRIHAGYKPFVCEFCGKGFHQKGNYKNHKLTHSGEKQYKCSICNKAFHQIYNLTFHMHTHNDKKPFTCNTCGKGFCRNFDLKKHIRKLHDNVFSAATEASRQLQS, from the exons atggcaAGTTCTGCCTCGCTGGAGACGGTGATGTCCTGCGGTAGGACCGGACCGTCCGCGGCTCCCAAGTCGCTGGCCTTCTCCATAGACCGGATCATGTCCAAGAGTTCGGAGCCGAAGGGGAGTGCGGAGGAGCGGGCAGAGGGGAAGAAGCTGCTCGGTCTCTGCTGCCCGATCCCCTGCATGATCCCGCTGCAGCCCTTCAGCTACGACCTCCAGGCCAAGGCGCTGATGAACTACTCCGAGCTGTGGAGAGCCAGTTTCAGGGGAACTTTTTGCGGCACCGGAGCCGCTCCGTGCAAAGGGAACTGCGGCATGTGCTGCAAAGCGGAGCCGAGTCTGAAGCAGCCGCTGCTGTCGTCGGGAAGCCGGGTGGTGAAGCCGCAGGTCGTCCACCAGGCCGTGGCCGTGCCCAGCGGCGGCTCCCTCTACTATCTCAACTACCTGGACTCTGCGTACCAGCAGTCGGAGCTGCTGGCCGGACACTGGGTGTCCAATCCGCAGGCACAGGCCTCTCTGTCGGCGCACCACAGACTCTTGCTGCTGGAGAACGCCAAGCTGGCAGGGGTAGGGGCCGACAAACTGCCCACACCTCAGTACCCGCACAAGGAGCATCTGCCGGGGCAGCTGGACCAGATAGTGAAGGAGAACCACGGCCTGAGCGCAGAGAAGAACGGCGTCAAGGCTCACAGCAAAGTGAGCGGCAGCGGCCCCGCAGACGGAAAACCCAAAAACTTCACGTGTGAAGTGTGTGGAAAG GTTTTTAACGCGCACTACAACCTGACCAGACACATGCCGGTGCACACCGGGGCCCGGCCCTTCGTGTGCAAAGTGTGCGGCAAAGGATTCCGACAGGCCAGCACGCTGTGCAGGCACAAGATCATCCACACTCAG GAAAAGCCTCATAAATGCAACCAGTGCGGGAAAGCGTTCAACAGAAGCTCGACGCTCAACACGCACGTACGGATCCACGCAGGCTACAAACCGTTCGTGTGTGAGTTCTGCGGGAAAGGCTTCCACCAGAAAG GAAACTACAAGAACCACAAGCTGACGCACAGCGGAGAGAAGCAGTACAAGTGCTCCATCTGCAACAAGGCCTTCCACCAGATCTACAACCTGACCTtccacatgcacacgcacaatGACAAGAAGCCCTTCACCTGCAACACCTGCGGCAAGGGCTTCTGCCGCAACTTTGACCTGAAGAAACACATCCGGAAGCTGCACGACAACGTCTTCTCTGCGGCCACAGAGGCCTCCAGACAACTGCAGAGCTGA